A window of Primulina huaijiensis isolate GDHJ02 chromosome 9, ASM1229523v2, whole genome shotgun sequence contains these coding sequences:
- the LOC140985219 gene encoding uncharacterized protein, which translates to MQASKSSSSLGPRSQSFKKSASSSSSGSGGGYNFGRKKLQCGHCGGNHQTENCRKVTGACFNCGGFGHMKRDSPNLKNQSIGGGFMEGSYSGKQSEATVQQKGFPAQGSRRGGISQGSQQRPRVQGQVFALNQEQAEEQNERVIAGLRLDGSDDQGSG; encoded by the exons ATGCAAGCTAGCAAAAGTTCTAGTTCGTTGGGACCGAGGAGTCAGTCTTTCAAGAAGtctgcatcttcttcttcttccggtTCTGGAGGGGGGTACAACTTTGGTAGGAAAAAGCTGCAATGTGGCCACTGCGGAGGAAATCACCAGACGGAAAATTGTCGAAAAGTAACAGGTGCTTGTTTCAACTGTGGTGGTTTTGGTCACATGAAGAGGGATTCCCCTAATTTGAAGAATCAGAGTATAGGCGGAGGTTTTATGGAAGGGTCTTACAGTGGAAAACAGTCTGAGGCCACTGTTCAACAGAAAGGTTTTCCTGCTCAAGGTTCTCGTCGTGGTGGAATATCACAAGGATCTCAGCAACGTCCACGAGTTCAAGGGCAAGTGTTTGCCCTAaaccaagaacaagctgaggagcaaaacgagagagtcattgcag gtcttaggttggacggttcggacgaccagggcagtggctag